A window of uncultured Gellertiella sp. genomic DNA:
TCGTCGACAGCCGCGCGCTGTCGCGGGCCTTCATGGCGTCCTTCATGGCAGCTGCCAGCTTGTCACGCATTGTCTTCTCCTTCTGCGGGGCCGGACGAATGCCGCCCGCCATACTTCTTCCGTCCCCCTCAATAGCGCCCTCGCCCCCGTTCCGGCAAGCCGGAGCGCGTGGCGCGCAGACAGGCATCCGTGCAGAAGGGCGATATTTCGTGGTATCGATGATTGACCCGGACCGGCGTTCTGACTATGTACCATCACCTGCACGAAAATCGGTATCAGGCATCCTGCGCGGGCGATTTCCCGCGTCTGCCTCCATGCGAATTTTCCTGCGATCACGAGCAAGGGCTTGCCGCATCCCGCATCCCGAGACGGGTGCCGCGAGGCCGGAAAAGGGAAAAAGATGACCGCGACCGCCCCCTGGACAACTCCGAAGCATACCGCAATGCTGGTTCTGGCCGATGGCACCGTCATCAAGGGCATGGGCATCGGCGCAACCGGCAAGGTGCAGGCGGAAGTCTGCTTCAATACCGCGCTGACCGGTTACGAGGAAATCCTCACCGACCCCTCCTATCTCGGCCAGATCGTCACCTTCACCTTCCCGCATATCGGCAATGTCGGGGCCAATGACGAGGATATCGAAGACCTGACGCCTGCCGCCCGGCATGGCGCGGTCGGAGTCATCTTCAAGGCCGACATTACCGAACCCTCCAATTACCGCGCCGCACAGCATCTCGATGCCTGGCTGAAGGCCCGGGGCGTGATCGGCCTTTGCGGTGTCGATACCCGCGCGCTCACCGCCTGGATCCGCGAAAACGGCATGCCGAATGCCGTCATCGCCCATGACCCCTCCGGCGTCTTCGATATCGACACGCTGAAGGCGGAAGCAAGCGCCTGGAGCGGGCTGGAAGGGCTTGATCTCGCCAAAGTCGCGACCTCCGGCCAGTCGTCGAGCTGGACGGAAACACCCTGGGTCTGGAACGAAGGCACCGGCACGCTTGCCGGGGGCGATGCGACCTCGCATGTGGTGGCGCTGGATTTCGGCGTGAAGCGCAACATTCTCCGCCTCTTCACCGGCCTTGGCTGCAAGGTCACCGTGGTTCCGGCCACCACTTCGGCGGAAGACGTGCTGGCGCTGAAGCCGGATGGCATCTTCCTGTCGAACGGCCCCGGCGACCCCGCCGCAACCGGCGTCTACGCGGTTCCGGTCATCCGCAAGCTGATCGACAGCGGCATTCCGCTGTTCGGCATCTGCCTCGGCCACCAGATGCTCGGCATCGCGCTCGGCGCAAAGACCACCAAGATGCACCAGGGCCACCATGGCGCCAACCACCCGGTCAAGGACCACACCACCGGCAAGGTGGAGATCGTGTCGATGAACCACGGCTTTGCGGTGGATGCATCGACCCTGCCAGACGGCGTCGAGGAAACCCATGTGTCGCTGTTTGACGGCACCAATTGCGGGCTGCGCCTCACCGGCAAGCCGGTCTTCTCCGTCCAGCACCACCCGGAAGCCTCCCCAGGCCCGCAGGACAGCCACTACCTCTTCCGCCGCTTCCTCAACATGGTGCGGGAGCGCAAGGGCGAAGCGGCGCTTGCCGAACGCTGAGCAGAAGGGAAAGCAGCGGCGCTTGGCGAACGCTGAGCCTGAACACCGGTACCCGTCTGAAAAGCCCGCTTCATGCGGGCTTTTCGTTGCGCATCGTTCAGGCCTGCAAGGCCCGTTCCCGCCGCAGCAGGATATAGTAGCGGCTGCAGAGAAAGAGGCAGGAGGCACCGAGCCCGACCATGAAGCCGAACCAGACGCCGAGTTCGCGGTAGCCGAGCGGGAAGGCGAAGACCCAGGCGAGGCCGAAGCCGATGGGCCAGTAGGCAATCAGCGCCAGCACCATCGGCACGCTGGCATCCTTGAGCCCGCGCAGCAAGCCGCTGGCAATTGCCTGCATGCCGTCGACCAGCTGGAAGATGCCCGCGACGATGATCAGGTTGGTGGCGATCCGCAGCAGTGCCGGGGTTTCCGGGCTGGCGCTGTTGACATAGAAGCTGGCGAAATAGACCGGATGGAGGATCAGCAGCGCACCCCCGATGATGGCGATGATCGCCGCGATGCCGAGAACCGTGATCGAGGCCCTGACCACGCCCTGGTAATCGCCGCGCCCGTGCGCTGTGCCGACCCGGACGGTTGCCGCCTGCGACAGGCCGAGCGGGATCATGAAGGCAATCGAGGCCAGTTGCAGGCTGATGCCATGGGCGGCAAGTTCCAGCGTGCCAATCGAGCCGACCATCAGCGAGGCGGCGGTAAACAGGCTCACCTCCGCCAGCACCGTGATGCCGATCGGCAGGCCGAGCTTGATCACCTCCAGCAATGCATGCCAGTCCGGCCGCCAGAAGCGCACGAAAATCTCGTAGTCGCGGGTCTCGATCAGCTGGATATAGGCAATCAGGAACAGGAGGCCCGAGACCTGCACGGTGACCGAGGCAATCGCCGCCCCGGTCATCCCCAGCGCCGGAAAGCCGAAATGGCCGAGCACCAGCCCATAGGCAAGCACCCCGTTCAGCACCAGGGTCGCAAGCGTTGCCCAGAGGATCACCCCTGCCCGGCCGACGGCGCTGACCAGGCTTCGAAGCACCAGGAACAGCAGGCCCGGCAGCATGGCAAAGGCGGCGATACGGATATAGCCACCGGCAAGGGCCGCGATTTCGGGTTTCTGGTTTAGCAGCAGCAGGATCCGTTCACCATGGAAATAGATCGGCAGCGCCACCAGCCAGTAGCCGATGGAGGCCCAGAGCGCCATGCGCATCGACCGGCGTATGGCCCGGACATCGCCCGCGCCAAAGGCCTGCGCCACCATCGGCATGGCGGCAATCGAAATGCCGGAGCCAAGAATGAAGACGGTGAACAGGAACTGGCCCGCCAGCACCATGGCCGCCAGCTTCTCCGCCCCGAGCTGGCCGACGATGACAACATCGGTTGTGTGGATGCCGAGCTGGGCAAGCTGCGCGCCGATCAGCGGAATGCCAAGCGCCAGCGTCGCCCGGATATGGGCACCCCAGGAATTGTCGTGGTCGTCTGGGACGCGGGCGTCCAGGGGCGCATGCATTGCCTGTTCCTCGTCAAAACAATTCGAATACCGTCAGAATTCGCGGGAAGCCTGCCGGGATATGCGAAAAATCGTCGCAGGAAAAGCGAAATCCGGGATTGTTTCATCGAATTCATCGACAGATGAATCCGCCTTATATCGCGTTTTGCTCAGCAGGTTCGCGGCGGCTGGCAAACAGCAGGAAGGCCCCCAGCGCCATGAAATGGAACAGCGCCGAGACGGCAAAGGGGGCAGCGGGAAACTGGAAGGGCGCCGACGGACCGGTGAAATAGCCAAACAGCTGGGTAAAGAGCAGCGGCCCGATGATGGTGGTGAGCGAGTAGAGGCTGGACAGCCCGCCCTGCAACTCCCCCTGTTCGGAGGCCGGAACGCGAACGGAGGCAAGGCTTCGCAGCGACGGATCGGAAATGCTCTCCAGAACGGTTGCCAGAATGATCGCATAGATCATCCAGCCCTGGGTTGCCATCGCATGGCCGGCAAGGGCGGCACCGGCAAAGAACAGCCCGATCACCGCCATTCTCCACTCACCGAGCCTCGGGGCCATGCGCGGCAGGATCAGGGCGCTGACAAAGACGCTGCCAATGCCGAAAGCGGCAAGCGAGGCCCCGATTTCCGCCTCGTTCCAGCCATAGCGCGCCGCCACCACGAAGGACCAGGCGGACGGATAGACCTCATGGCCGAGCCAGTGCAGGAACAGCACCGCGCCAATGGCGGAAATGCCGTGATATTTGCTGAGGTTCTTCAGCGCCCCGAAAGCATGGGCCCGCCGCCAGTCGAAAGCTCGCCGGTTCTCGGGTTTCAGTGTTTCCGGCAGGAAGAACCAGGCCACGGTGAAATTGGCCAGCGCCAGAGCCGCCGCCCCATAGAAGGGAATACGCGGGCCGAAGGTGCCAAGCAGGCCGCCGATCAGCGGCCCCAGGATCAGCCCCGCCCCGAAGGCAACGCCGATCAGCCCGAAATTCTTCGCCCGGTTCTCGTCGGTGCTGATATCGGAAATAAAGGCCGAGCAGGTGGAATAGCTTGACCCGCTGATGCCGGCGAGCAGCCGCCCGACGAAAAGCACCGCATAGGATCCCGCCAGCGCACAGATCAGATTGTCGATGGCAAAGGTGAAGACCGAGGCAAGCAGCAGCGGCCGCCTGCCGAACCGGTCGGAGAGATTGCCCATCACGGGGGCAAAGACGAATTGCATCAGCGCATAGACCAGCAACAGCCAGCCGCCGTCGCGCGCCGCATCACTCAGCGTGCCACCGGTCAGTTGCTGCAGGAAGGACGGCAGCACCGGCATGATGATGGCAATGCCGATCACATCCAGGAACAGGATGACGAATACCAGGGCGAGCCCGCGCCGCGCCAGCGATGTCTGCACGGCAACCTCCCCCGTTACAAGCCTCACCCCAAGCATTGCAAATTATTGAATGTCCGTACAGACAAAATCAATTTTACGAACGGAATTAGTTGGATGAGAGATAAAAGTGCTGAAACAGACGGTTCTCGGCGCGAAAGGCCGGGGGTGTCATCGCTAGAGTTTGTCAGGGAAAACACGCAAACGACGTTTTGCGTGTGGAATCCGGTTTTCCCGCTCAAACAAGTTTGAGCGCTCAAACTTGTTTGAGCGAAAAGACAAACGACAACAAGGGGGCCTAGAGTCTGGCTGGTTCAATATGAACCTGACAGACTCTAGGCCCCCTCAACTTGCGCAAACCCGTGGTTCACCCAGGATGAAGGGCAGACACCCGAAGGTGGGAAAAAACGAGTGTCCCGGGAAAATCAGATCTTTCCCGAAAACGTATCGCACTGGTTGAGGTCGCCGGTGTCGTAGCCGCGTTTCAGCCAGCGCATCCGCTGGGCGGAGGTGCCGTGGTTGAAGCTGTCGGGCACGACATAGCCCTGCGAACGCTTCTGCAGCGTATCGTCGCCGATCTGCTTTGCGGCATTCAGCGCCGATTCCATGTCGCCGGGCTCGACGATGCCGCGTCCCTCAGCATATTTCGCCCAGATGCCGGCAAAGCAATCGGCCTGCAATTCGACGCGCACCGACATCCGGTTGGAATCGACCTCGCTCATCGACTGGCGCAGTTTGTTGAATTTCGGCAGGATGCCGAGCAGGTTCTGGACGTGGTGGCCGACCTCGTGGGCAATCACATAGGCATCGGCAAATTCGCCGGACGCGCCGAAGCGGTCGGAAAGCTCCTGGAAGAAATCCGTGTCGAGAAACACCTTGCGGTCTCCCGGGCAATAGAAGGGACCGGTGGCGGC
This region includes:
- a CDS encoding MATE family efflux transporter, translating into MHAPLDARVPDDHDNSWGAHIRATLALGIPLIGAQLAQLGIHTTDVVIVGQLGAEKLAAMVLAGQFLFTVFILGSGISIAAMPMVAQAFGAGDVRAIRRSMRMALWASIGYWLVALPIYFHGERILLLLNQKPEIAALAGGYIRIAAFAMLPGLLFLVLRSLVSAVGRAGVILWATLATLVLNGVLAYGLVLGHFGFPALGMTGAAIASVTVQVSGLLFLIAYIQLIETRDYEIFVRFWRPDWHALLEVIKLGLPIGITVLAEVSLFTAASLMVGSIGTLELAAHGISLQLASIAFMIPLGLSQAATVRVGTAHGRGDYQGVVRASITVLGIAAIIAIIGGALLILHPVYFASFYVNSASPETPALLRIATNLIIVAGIFQLVDGMQAIASGLLRGLKDASVPMVLALIAYWPIGFGLAWVFAFPLGYRELGVWFGFMVGLGASCLFLCSRYYILLRRERALQA
- a CDS encoding neutral zinc metallopeptidase, with amino-acid sequence MKWRGERESDNIEDRRSDGGLGGGGFGGGLGGGGFGGGPLGGIRLAGGSWKMMLLLVVVYFVLKMMGIDAGQLLDGGSPRGPGITQSQSSSASGGIAADEMTSFVRTVLGTTEDAWTGIFKASGGTYERPKLVLFSGQTQSACGFASAATGPFYCPGDRKVFLDTDFFQELSDRFGASGEFADAYVIAHEVGHHVQNLLGILPKFNKLRQSMSEVDSNRMSVRVELQADCFAGIWAKYAEGRGIVEPGDMESALNAAKQIGDDTLQKRSQGYVVPDSFNHGTSAQRMRWLKRGYDTGDLNQCDTFSGKI
- a CDS encoding TCR/Tet family MFS transporter, giving the protein MQTSLARRGLALVFVILFLDVIGIAIIMPVLPSFLQQLTGGTLSDAARDGGWLLLVYALMQFVFAPVMGNLSDRFGRRPLLLASVFTFAIDNLICALAGSYAVLFVGRLLAGISGSSYSTCSAFISDISTDENRAKNFGLIGVAFGAGLILGPLIGGLLGTFGPRIPFYGAAALALANFTVAWFFLPETLKPENRRAFDWRRAHAFGALKNLSKYHGISAIGAVLFLHWLGHEVYPSAWSFVVAARYGWNEAEIGASLAAFGIGSVFVSALILPRMAPRLGEWRMAVIGLFFAGAALAGHAMATQGWMIYAIILATVLESISDPSLRSLASVRVPASEQGELQGGLSSLYSLTTIIGPLLFTQLFGYFTGPSAPFQFPAAPFAVSALFHFMALGAFLLFASRREPAEQNAI
- the carA gene encoding glutamine-hydrolyzing carbamoyl-phosphate synthase small subunit, which produces MTATAPWTTPKHTAMLVLADGTVIKGMGIGATGKVQAEVCFNTALTGYEEILTDPSYLGQIVTFTFPHIGNVGANDEDIEDLTPAARHGAVGVIFKADITEPSNYRAAQHLDAWLKARGVIGLCGVDTRALTAWIRENGMPNAVIAHDPSGVFDIDTLKAEASAWSGLEGLDLAKVATSGQSSSWTETPWVWNEGTGTLAGGDATSHVVALDFGVKRNILRLFTGLGCKVTVVPATTSAEDVLALKPDGIFLSNGPGDPAATGVYAVPVIRKLIDSGIPLFGICLGHQMLGIALGAKTTKMHQGHHGANHPVKDHTTGKVEIVSMNHGFAVDASTLPDGVEETHVSLFDGTNCGLRLTGKPVFSVQHHPEASPGPQDSHYLFRRFLNMVRERKGEAALAER